Proteins from a single region of Parcubacteria group bacterium:
- a CDS encoding 7TM domain-containing protein yields the protein MYEPYYNPLIHFLLAQHVEISTITLLLLFPVIVTVVVVLRQIVGIQAFGIYTPSIITLAFVFIGQQRWSDIKYAIMVYVTVIFVGMMMRYVLKKFRLLYLPRVAITLTVVSFAVLAILAFGGSTGRTGFSSAPVFPILIIIMLVEKFVTVQIEKGSRTALLLAVETLFIALVGYTILSPTTIIGQTIIRFTLIHTWVVLLIIPINLFIGKWTGLRLSEYLRFRDVIKKIQ from the coding sequence ATGTATGAACCATATTATAATCCTCTGATCCATTTTTTATTGGCACAGCATGTTGAGATCTCAACGATCACACTTCTCTTGCTTTTTCCTGTGATCGTTACTGTCGTTGTTGTACTACGTCAAATTGTTGGCATCCAAGCGTTTGGTATTTATACGCCATCCATTATCACACTCGCATTCGTCTTTATCGGTCAACAGCGTTGGTCGGATATCAAATACGCCATCATGGTTTATGTGACCGTCATTTTTGTCGGCATGATGATGCGGTATGTTTTGAAAAAATTTCGTCTTCTCTACCTGCCTCGCGTTGCCATCACGCTCACCGTTGTCTCTTTCGCCGTTTTGGCAATTTTAGCATTTGGTGGTAGCACAGGTCGCACAGGGTTCTCTTCTGCGCCGGTTTTTCCCATTCTTATCATCATTATGCTTGTGGAAAAATTTGTAACCGTGCAAATTGAAAAAGGTTCTCGCACTGCACTCCTCCTTGCCGTTGAAACTCTTTTTATTGCTCTTGTCGGATATACGATCCTTTCTCCGACAACAATCATCGGACAAACGATCATCCGTTTTACACTCATCCACACATGGGTCGTGCTCCTCATTATCCCAATTAATCTCTTCATCGGAAAATGGACTGGATTGCGCTTGAGTGAATATCTCCGCTTTCGCGATGTGATCAAAAAAATTCAATAA
- the ruvB gene encoding Holliday junction branch migration DNA helicase RuvB: MTLITHDHSAESDTQPQEPAIPSEFTIDYTLRPQKLSEYVGQEKIKKQLRIFLDAAKKRKEPLEHILLYGPPGLGKTTLANIIAREMNVNIKTTSGPAIERVGDLGSILTNMQDGDVLFIDEIHRLNKVVEEVLYPAMEDHKLDLIVGKGPSAQALQIDLPKFTLIGATTRMGNLTGPLRDRFGVIHRLEFYKQEDIERIIARSASILTCAIDDAGALCLARAARQTPRIANRLLKRARDWAEVHEHDVINAHVAQQALEMLDIDDNGLEPTDREFLTLIIDKFNGGPVGIQTIANALSEEVQTIEDVYEPYLMQRGFLERSPRGRIVTDHGYAQLKR; encoded by the coding sequence ATGACACTTATTACGCATGATCACAGCGCAGAGAGCGACACGCAACCACAAGAACCGGCAATTCCGAGTGAATTCACCATTGATTATACACTTCGTCCACAAAAACTTAGTGAATACGTCGGACAAGAAAAGATCAAAAAACAACTCCGCATCTTCCTCGACGCCGCAAAAAAGCGCAAAGAACCGCTAGAACACATCCTCCTCTACGGACCGCCGGGGCTGGGCAAAACGACACTTGCCAACATCATTGCGCGCGAGATGAATGTCAATATCAAAACGACATCCGGACCGGCAATCGAACGCGTCGGCGATCTCGGATCGATTCTCACCAACATGCAAGATGGCGATGTACTTTTTATCGATGAGATCCACCGCCTCAACAAAGTAGTTGAGGAGGTGCTCTATCCGGCAATGGAAGATCACAAACTCGATCTCATCGTAGGCAAAGGACCCAGTGCACAGGCATTGCAGATCGATCTGCCAAAATTCACCCTCATTGGTGCAACAACGCGCATGGGCAATCTCACAGGACCGCTTCGCGATCGTTTTGGCGTGATCCATCGCTTGGAATTCTATAAACAAGAGGATATTGAGAGGATCATTGCACGCAGTGCATCGATTCTCACATGTGCGATCGATGATGCCGGCGCTCTCTGTCTTGCGCGTGCCGCACGCCAGACACCGCGCATCGCCAATCGCCTCTTAAAGCGTGCCCGCGACTGGGCAGAAGTGCATGAACATGATGTGATCAATGCCCATGTCGCCCAACAAGCGCTCGAGATGCTTGATATCGATGACAATGGTCTTGAGCCGACTGATCGGGAGTTTTTGACACTTATTATCGACAAATTCAACGGCGGTCCCGTTGGCATCCAGACAATCGCCAATGCACTTTCAGAGGAAGTTCAAACCATTGAGGATGTTTATGAGCCATATCTCATGCAAAGAGGCTTTCTTGAACGTTCTCCGCGCGGACGCATCGTGACCGATCATGGCTATGCCCAATTAAAACGCTAA
- a CDS encoding YheC/YheD family protein yields MANKKMMVIYTSNDWHKKIPIASDTTRESFEDWHERGLLNGVEMYRASIDWYDGKTNAFKKSWAFRNKKWIKIKTPITPDLVFDKISGKYDYALFDFKMLLSQKTKIFNHPLFRTLLDNKLSQYLIFGEFMPRSFLATNKKEMTEALAKISSSKVVIKPLYGSGGFGIIIDEKNKIPKNKIVFPALIQEFIKSEKGIPHFSKKDEVADLRLIFINHKLVYALSRIAKRGSLFTNFHQGASAVFVPRKNIPPSIQKIVKKIVKKLSLYPEANYSLDFIFTNTGKPLLVEMNTTPGFDLLHLVGDEKTKEKHFQEFIKTIV; encoded by the coding sequence ATGGCAAACAAAAAAATGATGGTCATTTACACCAGTAATGATTGGCATAAAAAAATACCAATTGCAAGCGATACCACAAGAGAATCTTTTGAAGATTGGCATGAGAGGGGCTTGTTAAATGGCGTAGAAATGTACCGAGCAAGTATTGATTGGTATGATGGAAAAACCAACGCCTTTAAAAAATCATGGGCATTTCGCAATAAAAAATGGATCAAAATAAAAACACCAATCACACCGGATCTTGTCTTTGACAAAATTTCCGGAAAATATGATTATGCGCTCTTTGATTTTAAAATGCTTCTTTCTCAAAAAACAAAGATTTTCAATCACCCTCTTTTTAGAACATTATTGGACAACAAGCTTTCCCAATACTTGATCTTTGGCGAATTTATGCCACGATCATTCTTGGCGACAAATAAAAAAGAAATGACGGAAGCACTTGCAAAAATTTCCTCCTCAAAAGTCGTTATAAAACCATTATATGGCTCTGGTGGTTTTGGTATAATCATTGATGAAAAAAATAAAATTCCAAAAAATAAAATTGTTTTTCCAGCATTAATCCAAGAATTCATCAAGAGTGAGAAAGGCATTCCCCACTTTTCAAAAAAAGATGAGGTGGCAGATCTGAGGTTAATATTTATCAATCACAAATTAGTCTATGCCCTCTCCAGGATCGCCAAAAGAGGTTCCCTTTTTACCAACTTTCATCAGGGCGCCTCAGCCGTTTTTGTTCCACGCAAAAATATTCCGCCGTCTATTCAAAAGATCGTCAAAAAGATCGTCAAAAAATTGTCCCTTTATCCTGAAGCCAATTATTCTTTAGATTTTATCTTTACAAATACAGGAAAACCGCTTCTTGTCGAAATGAATACTACGCCGGGATTTGATCTGCTACATCTCGTTGGAGATGAAAAGACAAAAGAAAAACACTTTCAAGAATTTATTAAAACGATTGTTTAA
- a CDS encoding lamin tail domain-containing protein, translating to MRIVFRVILFVLLIGIPPFYTCADTPTSTDPPVSVPPIQETPTPKNDLPLTMEEREEVSPSEQLPSIPLEEGAPSSPLDTILDPTETPTPPTPNEPQKILTEKTARSLTADAIRINEILANPSGSDTGNEFIELYNDSDSTVDLKDWEIYDKTGIASPSKRFTFGNIILAPHDYLTLYNQRDFSFVLNNSDEEIFVDNADHIRIAHYAYTTSHEGLSWNYDDSQWYEESPTPHAENMENPLTKDYPALMLNELLPDPIDNEETDEFIEIYNPFDTSASLENWMIKDATATGTYLFGDATIDAHAYLDRISQHIRICAQ from the coding sequence ATGCGCATAGTCTTTCGTGTCATTTTGTTTGTTTTGCTCATTGGCATACCGCCATTCTATACATGTGCTGACACGCCCACATCAACCGATCCGCCCGTTTCAGTTCCTCCTATTCAAGAGACACCAACACCAAAAAATGATCTTCCTCTCACAATGGAAGAGAGAGAAGAAGTGTCCCCTTCTGAACAGCTGCCCTCAATCCCATTGGAAGAAGGCGCCCCTTCATCACCGCTTGATACAATCCTCGATCCCACAGAAACGCCAACACCGCCAACACCCAATGAACCACAAAAAATTCTTACAGAAAAAACTGCAAGATCTTTGACTGCAGACGCTATCCGCATCAATGAAATTTTAGCAAACCCGTCCGGATCGGACACAGGCAATGAATTTATCGAATTATACAATGACAGCGATAGCACTGTCGATTTAAAAGATTGGGAAATCTATGATAAAACCGGCATCGCAAGTCCATCGAAGCGTTTCACATTTGGCAATATCATACTAGCGCCACACGACTATCTCACACTGTACAATCAACGAGATTTTTCTTTTGTGCTCAACAACAGCGACGAAGAAATCTTTGTGGATAACGCGGACCACATCCGCATCGCACACTATGCATATACAACATCTCACGAGGGATTGTCGTGGAATTATGACGATTCGCAGTGGTATGAAGAATCTCCGACGCCACATGCAGAAAATATGGAAAATCCCCTCACAAAAGATTATCCCGCGCTCATGCTTAACGAGCTTCTCCCTGACCCGATCGACAATGAAGAAACTGATGAATTCATTGAGATCTACAATCCTTTTGATACATCTGCATCACTAGAAAATTGGATGATCAAAGATGCAACGGCAACTGGAACATATCTTTTTGGTGATGCGACAATCGATGCACATGCATATTTAGATCGTATATCGCAGCACATTCGGATTTGCGCTCAATAA
- a CDS encoding sugar-transfer associated ATP-grasp domain-containing protein, whose protein sequence is MFTLFSASKKILGMNARNLTYIRPNNRKKAKRLADEKITSKKLLRKAGVPVPRLIAQISSRRTLENFDWSILPSSFVLKPNRGLGGEGIIVIYGRKKGSLDTWVRSNGRPVSIADLKMHIGHILDGEFSLSGTPDIAFFEERLKLSKEFRPYAYKGIPDIRVIVYNKVPVMAMLRLPTEESDGKANLQQGGIGVGIDMARGVTTTAVQGKSRIVEYVPNTRLLLSGIKIPHWDEILHLAIKSQIASGLGYLGADIAIDRDNGPVILELNARPGLSIQVANLAGLKRRLERVEGLKINSIARGIAVGKNLFGGEIEEELESVSGKSVIGSVENVEIIGTNDAKITTKAKIDTGAYSTSIDTELARKLGFGSTIDAFSKIDLAGYDLVPQNEQVIKDDFMRKYKKNIPHITDIAVVFSSSGASIRPVVKAEITLDKRRMTVSMNIIDRENLTYDMIIGKRNLGKFLIDVSK, encoded by the coding sequence ATGTTTACTTTGTTTTCCGCAAGCAAGAAGATCCTTGGGATGAATGCGCGCAACCTTACATACATTCGTCCAAATAATCGCAAAAAAGCCAAACGACTTGCTGATGAAAAAATCACATCAAAAAAATTACTCCGAAAAGCCGGGGTTCCCGTGCCACGATTGATCGCGCAGATTTCGTCACGCCGTACACTGGAAAATTTTGATTGGAGCATCTTACCATCAAGTTTTGTACTCAAACCAAATCGTGGCCTGGGCGGTGAAGGTATCATTGTGATCTATGGCAGAAAAAAAGGATCATTGGATACATGGGTACGGTCAAATGGCAGACCCGTCTCAATTGCCGATCTCAAAATGCATATTGGACATATCTTGGATGGTGAGTTTTCTCTTTCCGGTACGCCGGATATTGCTTTTTTTGAAGAACGTCTCAAACTATCAAAAGAATTCCGTCCATATGCATATAAGGGCATCCCTGATATCCGCGTCATTGTTTACAATAAAGTGCCTGTTATGGCGATGCTGCGCCTTCCAACCGAAGAATCCGACGGCAAAGCAAATCTCCAGCAAGGTGGCATTGGCGTTGGGATCGATATGGCACGCGGTGTAACAACAACAGCAGTACAAGGTAAATCTCGCATTGTGGAGTATGTGCCAAATACACGCCTCCTACTTTCCGGCATCAAAATCCCCCATTGGGATGAAATTCTCCATTTAGCGATCAAATCACAAATTGCGTCCGGACTCGGTTATCTCGGTGCTGACATTGCAATTGATCGCGATAATGGTCCCGTGATCCTGGAACTCAACGCACGCCCGGGACTCTCCATTCAAGTTGCAAACCTCGCAGGACTCAAGCGTCGCCTTGAGCGCGTAGAAGGCCTCAAGATCAATTCTATCGCTCGCGGTATTGCTGTGGGCAAAAATCTCTTTGGCGGTGAAATCGAGGAAGAGCTTGAGAGCGTTTCCGGAAAAAGCGTGATCGGCTCAGTAGAAAATGTGGAAATTATCGGCACAAATGATGCAAAAATCACAACGAAAGCAAAAATTGATACCGGAGCCTATTCTACATCCATAGATACAGAACTTGCGCGCAAACTTGGCTTTGGTTCAACTATTGATGCTTTTTCGAAAATTGATCTTGCAGGATACGACCTTGTTCCTCAAAATGAGCAGGTCATCAAAGACGATTTCATGCGAAAATATAAAAAGAATATTCCTCACATCACAGATATTGCGGTTGTTTTTTCTTCCAGTGGTGCATCGATCCGACCTGTAGTAAAAGCAGAAATTACTTTGGACAAAAGACGCATGACTGTTAGTATGAACATCATCGATCGTGAAAATCTCACATATGATATGATCATCGGAAAACGAAATCTCGGAAAATTTTTAATTGATGTAAGCAAATAA
- the ruvC gene encoding crossover junction endodeoxyribonuclease RuvC, which yields MRILGIDPGTAIVGWGVIDHDPQKLSNKVVAYGHIETLSTLSDATRLAEIVSGITDLINTYKPHEAGLETLFYFKNAKTIITVAQARGVILHTCFSHKLVIGEYTPLQIKQSLTGYGRANKSQMQEMIRNVLKLKKVPTPDDTADALAVALCHSNSRKYLQTINFHTYV from the coding sequence GTGCGTATACTAGGCATAGATCCCGGCACAGCAATTGTAGGATGGGGCGTGATCGATCATGATCCGCAAAAACTTTCCAACAAGGTTGTTGCCTATGGACACATTGAAACACTTTCGACACTGTCCGATGCTACACGACTTGCGGAAATCGTTTCAGGAATCACTGATCTGATCAATACATACAAACCACATGAGGCTGGACTCGAAACATTGTTTTATTTCAAAAATGCAAAAACGATCATCACTGTTGCGCAAGCGCGTGGCGTGATCCTACACACATGTTTTTCTCATAAACTCGTGATTGGTGAATACACGCCGCTACAAATCAAACAATCATTGACGGGATACGGCCGCGCAAATAAAAGCCAAATGCAAGAAATGATCAGAAACGTGTTAAAATTAAAAAAAGTTCCCACACCGGATGATACGGCCGATGCCCTTGCCGTTGCTCTTTGCCACAGTAACTCACGCAAATATTTACAAACAATTAATTTCCACACTTATGTATGA
- a CDS encoding PH domain-containing protein — MKPLDYYFTSQNPNEQIIRIIHRHWFNIVIQFMPIYALLGTMFLSIILYPYIFTEFIDEGAKTLFYFLQTFFALLMWIYGFVIWFDYYLDIWIMTTERIVNVEQKGLFSRQVSELKYRSIQDVSTEVKGFFPTIFNFGDLTVQTAAEQSRFIFRSVGNPYEIKSQIVTQQRKKSLEQITGSGM; from the coding sequence ATGAAACCATTGGATTATTATTTCACATCGCAAAATCCGAATGAACAGATCATTCGCATCATTCATAGACACTGGTTCAACATCGTGATCCAATTCATGCCCATTTATGCGCTTTTGGGAACAATGTTTCTTAGTATCATATTATATCCCTATATTTTTACAGAATTCATCGATGAAGGCGCCAAAACACTTTTTTATTTTCTCCAAACATTCTTTGCGCTTCTTATGTGGATTTACGGTTTTGTCATTTGGTTTGATTATTATCTCGACATTTGGATCATGACCACAGAACGCATCGTCAACGTCGAACAAAAAGGTCTCTTTTCTCGACAAGTGAGCGAGCTTAAATATCGTTCGATCCAAGATGTGTCCACAGAAGTCAAAGGCTTTTTCCCCACAATTTTTAATTTTGGCGATTTGACTGTGCAAACTGCTGCTGAACAATCCCGTTTTATATTCCGTTCTGTCGGCAACCCTTATGAAATCAAATCGCAAATTGTTACACAACAACGCAAAAAGAGCTTGGAGCAAATTACCGGTAGTGGCATGTGA
- a CDS encoding lamin tail domain-containing protein produces the protein MSYTQAHEGLSLNNAPDWYWAEMTPDTSNTPDPRTQSYPQLLLSEILPNPLNDEETNEFIEIYNPNDISADLKNWTLHDASSTGSYTFTHSTIIEAHTYIVIFRTQFIFALNNSNETISLIAPNEKIVSTTSYQSSRENLSFNFDLTNQSWRWSKFLTPQKPNVFNNLPILTKTVIQKIAYTNVYADFSIRATDIDGEKLKVRWDFGDGHRSYVWETRHKYETAGTYYGSVRVQDDSEDIVQNFTVVVTKYPKYKLKITKIVPNPAGKDTGNEYLLLHNAEKDSLDLYGWSIATGSTKKTLVNHPISQHITIKKGATKMITHTYAAITLPNKTGVIELRRPDGSVSDHISYGDTTDTISDNATYELIGNTWQWTIPKDRAKQQQTLAIIMRAIANEQLLTQQTAEQTIAYDAIYNPHMHTSFARSQLSFFVVLFEKINALITHTLSGVDKKIAEFVPSFYKQQYLFPSYTLTQDTNRCDIPSIVPSDASVYNFCTGTPKHDVQ, from the coding sequence GTGTCGTACACACAAGCGCACGAGGGATTATCGCTGAATAACGCTCCTGATTGGTATTGGGCAGAAATGACTCCGGATACATCCAATACGCCAGATCCGCGAACACAATCATATCCGCAACTATTATTGAGTGAGATATTGCCAAATCCGCTTAATGACGAGGAAACCAACGAGTTTATTGAGATTTACAACCCCAATGATATTTCTGCTGATCTCAAAAATTGGACATTGCATGATGCCTCTTCTACCGGATCCTATACATTTACACACAGTACTATTATTGAAGCACACACTTACATTGTGATCTTCCGCACACAATTCATCTTTGCACTCAATAACAGCAATGAAACAATATCCCTTATCGCACCGAACGAAAAAATCGTCAGCACCACTTCATATCAATCCTCTCGAGAAAACCTTTCTTTTAATTTTGATCTCACAAACCAATCATGGCGCTGGAGCAAATTTCTCACGCCACAAAAGCCAAACGTCTTTAATAATCTTCCTATCCTTACAAAAACCGTCATACAAAAAATTGCCTACACAAATGTCTACGCGGATTTTTCAATACGTGCAACAGATATCGATGGTGAAAAATTAAAAGTACGCTGGGACTTTGGCGATGGCCACCGAAGCTATGTATGGGAAACGCGCCACAAATATGAAACTGCAGGAACATACTACGGCTCTGTGCGCGTGCAAGATGACAGCGAGGACATTGTGCAGAATTTTACCGTTGTTGTCACAAAATATCCAAAATATAAATTGAAAATTACAAAAATTGTCCCAAATCCTGCCGGCAAAGATACGGGCAATGAGTATCTTTTATTGCACAATGCAGAAAAAGATTCTCTCGATCTTTATGGATGGAGCATCGCGACCGGCTCAACAAAAAAGACGCTGGTCAATCATCCAATCAGTCAACATATTACGATCAAAAAAGGCGCCACAAAAATGATCACACATACATATGCCGCCATTACCCTCCCCAACAAAACCGGCGTGATCGAATTGCGCCGACCGGATGGATCCGTGTCCGATCACATATCTTATGGAGACACAACAGATACTATTTCCGATAATGCTACCTATGAGCTAATCGGCAACACATGGCAGTGGACCATCCCAAAAGATCGCGCAAAACAGCAGCAAACTCTTGCAATTATCATGCGCGCCATCGCCAATGAACAATTGCTCACACAACAAACTGCCGAGCAAACCATTGCCTACGATGCTATTTACAACCCTCACATGCACACCTCTTTCGCGCGCTCACAATTATCTTTTTTTGTTGTTCTTTTTGAAAAAATAAATGCATTGATCACACATACTCTCTCTGGCGTTGATAAAAAAATTGCAGAATTTGTCCCCTCGTTTTACAAACAACAGTATTTGTTTCCATCATACACACTCACACAAGATACAAATCGATGCGATATTCCCTCCATTGTGCCATCTGACGCATCTGTATATAATTTCTGCACAGGTACCCCAAAACATGACGTACAATAA
- a CDS encoding YebC/PmpR family DNA-binding transcriptional regulator: MSGHNKWSGIKHRKEAQDTKRSKVFTRIAKIIAVAVQNGGSDVITNNALRIAIDQARKTNMPKDNIDRAIKRGSGTDSARIEEVVYEAMGPGGVAMMIACATDNTNRTLTEIKTILKKNNGKFVPSGSVAFQFDYVGYIVTASQDVDTAEMTAIDAGADDVFVEDHSVIIITKPQELHAVLSHITDDVTEAKLVYNPTQTIQLSENDKGAYKKLYDLIDNLDDVVEIFDNVA; this comes from the coding sequence ATGTCAGGACATAATAAATGGTCGGGTATTAAACATCGCAAAGAAGCACAAGATACCAAACGATCAAAAGTGTTTACACGCATTGCCAAGATCATTGCCGTTGCTGTACAAAACGGCGGATCAGATGTGATTACAAACAATGCTCTACGCATCGCAATCGATCAAGCGCGCAAGACAAATATGCCAAAAGATAATATCGACCGTGCGATCAAGCGTGGCAGTGGCACAGATAGTGCGCGCATTGAGGAGGTTGTGTATGAGGCCATGGGTCCGGGTGGCGTTGCAATGATGATTGCCTGCGCCACGGACAACACCAATCGCACGCTCACAGAAATCAAAACTATTCTCAAAAAAAACAATGGAAAATTTGTACCAAGCGGAAGCGTCGCCTTTCAATTTGATTACGTTGGGTACATTGTCACTGCATCACAAGATGTTGACACGGCAGAAATGACGGCAATTGATGCTGGTGCTGATGACGTTTTTGTTGAGGATCATTCTGTAATCATTATTACCAAACCACAAGAATTACATGCCGTACTTTCACACATTACAGATGATGTTACCGAAGCAAAACTTGTCTATAATCCTACGCAAACAATACAATTAAGTGAAAATGATAAAGGTGCATACAAAAAACTGTATGACCTCATTGACAACCTTGACGATGTGGTGGAAATCTTTGACAACGTTGCTTAA